TATTTACATAATACTCTTGTTTTACAGAGAACCATATCAAAAGTATAAAATACTTACAAAAATCCGCagcaatatataaaaataacatcTATCATCTCCAGATCATTAGGAAAGGCTTacatacaaaaaatatatttatagacATTTACACAACAGTTAAACCCAGAAACCCCGGGAGGCCGAGCGAGGCTGGAAGCTGAAGAACCGGTGGCAGAGTCGGGAAACGTGAAACCAGCCCCAAGCTTTTGTTGAGCAAAAtaacattacaaataaaatacacaacatgtctgCAAAAACAAGATGCATACGTTTCGTTGAAAAGTCAAACAGTACAGTAGATAGAACGACCTGCTCACCGGTCCACCTTAAACCAGACAACCAGTCACCGGTCCACCTTAAACCAGACAACCAGTCACCGGTCCACCTTAAACCAGACAACCAGTCACCGGTCCACCTTAAACAGAACCGACTGTGATCCGAGACGTCGCAGTTACATGTTTGAAAAGATGATAAATAAtcagctgcagaacagaaacGATGAGTTTGGACGTAAAGTGGCTAATTTCCCTCGTGAGAACCATTAAGACTCAACTTTGAATAACGTCAACTTGTCTGATCCGACTAAATGTTGATTTCTTCAGAAACACTGCGTTCAAGTTCTGACTGTGAAAAACCTTCTGAGAATCATTCAGGGAAGATTTTATCTTCAAGGATTCGAaactaaaaaagaaattcaaatgtttctattgtgaaaaatcagttttaaatttaaaacatcaaGAACAGAAATCTGGACTCGAGGTTTTAATCCTGGATTAAATGTTTGGGAAGATTTTTGCCCTGAAATTAGACTCACAGGTGAATGTGGTTTAAAGATCAAATGAAATGTTCTGAATTTGAGCAGCGACGGTttagtaaaatacattttgtctcGTCGACTTTTCCCACTGGACTTGAACGCAGCATTACATGTTGGTCTGAGTTTAAACCACAAACTGGATTTAAACCTGATCCACACGTGAGACACTGAAGGAGTGAATGGACTCGAGTGTTCGTCAGCTGACCACAGGTCGCAGGTTAACGAGACGctcacagaagaagaagctgacgAGCGACTCAGAAACACATGGTTATTTTAAAGTGAGCACGTTTTTCTCCTCGGAGACAGTtggtatattttattttcattcctcAGACTCCGAGCAGCGgggaaatttaaaataaataaaagtttgcaGGGAGCAGACGAGTTGATTTCACCAGCTTCACTGTTCATTATCATCCGCTGACCGATGATCAGTCAACTGTAACGTTAAAGAGCGTTTGGCATCGTCAGAAGTTTAAACATCCGCAGCAGATATTTCCTGACGGTGTGAAATAGCGGGAACTTGTTTACAGATTGTTGAAGCATCATGTCGACTTTTAATTTTGAGactgaaatgataaaaagttaaaccacagaaataaaagaggaaagtttgagttttggaacaaactgaaacagatCTGAGATTTTAACTTCAGGAAGaaactgtgaataaaaaacTTCTGATCAAACAAACTCTGGAATGATTCTTTAAAATGAGGCGACGTGATCTTCTCCTCatataaaagaataaactgAGCTGAAGCTGATCAGAGCTGGTGGTCTGTAGGTGGcgctgtggggggggggtggagtcgTTTGTTCAGTCGTCATTAACTCAATTCAGTCTGTGTAACACAACattcatttatacacacacacacacacacacacacgacttcAGTCAGAGGTCAACAGCTCCGACAAGGTCGAactgaaacattaaaaccagGCGACGCtcgttttcattttcaagtgaCGTCATTTCATCTGAAACTTTgggaaaaacttttttaaatcactaaTCTTCCTCCATTTGAGTCTTTAACTCACAAACCATCTCAAGTGAAACTTGTCTTTCTGCTCTTGTCTTTGCTGAACGttcaaacattcacagaatTGATCAGAACACGagtcagaaaatgttttaacgAGGTTTCAGGTTAAATTGTCATATTTGTGAATGGACCCTGGTTTCAGTCCCGATGACGTCAGGGTTCGTTACTGCGTCTGAACTGGTTTGAATTTTTTCGCGTTTGTTATAAACGTCCTGTGTTCAGCTGACGAGTGACTCAGCTCCAACTAGCAGGAAAACCAAACATTGATTTGTCACTGcttcatacgtgtgtgtgtgtatgtgtgtatgtatgtgtgtgtgtgtgtgtgtgtgtctctgtgtgtgtgtctctgtgtgtgtgtctctgtgtgtgtgtgtgtgtgtgtgtgagaacaaaaCTAATTTACCAACGACAGCCAGTGTGGTGTCAAACACAGGAAGTTGATGAAGGCCATCAGCTGACCACCAGCTGTTTCTCAGTGGCTGGGCGGCTAGGCTAATGCTAACTCACAGACTCTTTTTCTCCGGATCTAAACGATGTTTCTGttggtttgaaaaaaagaaatttgtccTTTCTCATCGTAGCGGCGGCGACGGCTCGTCGTCCGTGTTTCCAGCTACAGCCTCAGCTCAGCAGGGTTCAGGTGCTCCAGGTGCAGGCGTGCATGACTAATGGTGGCTGGCGAGCAGTTCATCCAGGTCGGCCATCCACTCCTGAGGGTTCTGACCCTTCAGCAGCGAGTCCACCAGCTCGCTCTCTGCAGCGAAGCTCCCCGACGCCATGTTGTATCCAAACGacacttgctgctgctgctgctgattggcAGTCCTGCTCACCTGGAATCCTTGATTACACTGCAGTCCCTGACGGCCGTTTCCCTGCTGCTGTCCGAACGCCACCATGTCAGGGAGCACGGCCTGGTTCTGATTGGCCTGCTGTTGTTGAGTCTGCTGCTGATTGGCCATCGGCTGGCCCAAGCTCTGAGGGTTGGGTGGTGCTCTCTGCTGGGCAGCCATATTTGCCTGCATCATCTGTTGCCCGGGGTTCAGGCCTCCCATTGGACGACCTGCGGGGTTTGCACCAAAGGGTGCGGCGCCCGGTGGCATCTTGGGAATGCGTTGCTGCTGCATGTGGAAGGCGTTGGGCGTGTTGCTGAAGGCGTTGGGGGGCAGGCCAGCGTTACCGGAGGGCGGCTGGTTagcgagctgctgctgccaggcGGAACTCTGTGCGCTCTGCATGTTTCCTGGCATCGAGCTGGGCAGGGTGGCTCCTATACTGTTCTGCATGGAGCCTGGCATGCGGGCGGCGGCGGCAGCCATCTGCTGTTGTTTCAGCATGGCGGCGTTGGGCTGCGTCttcaggtgctgctgctgttgggcCAGAAGGTTCTGTCTGTAGGAGGCGCTCATGGGCCCCAGCGTCTGACGCTGCAGGGAGGTCTGCTGCGGCGGGTGAGCCGGGTGGTTGGGGTGAAGGTTCATGTTATTGTACAGGACCTGCTGGACGTCCACGCCAGCCCCGCCCCCTCCGCAGGAAGACAGATTCATGTCAGGCTGGCTCGCCGCAGAGGGCGGAGCTACACCACCTGCCGGCCCACCGCCCTGGCCCATATTCATTCCCATCATGCCTTGGTTCTGAGGGAACATACGCTGGGAGCCAGGGGCGGGGCCTCCCATGGAGCCGACGCTGCCCATTGGCTGAGACGAAGCTGTGACGAGACAAACCGTCAGTTAAGTAATGTTAAATAACTTCCTGTTAATGtgcacagtgatgtcatcacttcctgtgacaTATTAAACTGAgtcattaaatgttttcttactTCATTTAATTCTCCGTCAGATTTTAAATCTCttcataaaatgtttgtgttcaaaacatttacaaagagACGTTATTTAAAAACACGTTTGTTactgaatgttttaatttattaaactgatcttaaaaactaaataacatGAAAATATCAGAATTAAAAACCTTCACATGGTTtgaaaatcataaaatatttaGACTTTGTAAACactgttattaatattattatcattattatctgGCAGTCGGAGGTGACTGAATCGTATCATCAGAAGCCGCTCAGACTCGGATCTGTTTGTCAGATCAGatcatattttacattcaaatcaGCGGCAAGTTTCATTTACAAACTCACACAGAGAAACCTTTGTGTGGAACAACAACGAGCTGCTGCTCAGCTTCCTGTTGATCTGATAAAACTTCAGCACACATGCAGAATCTTATCCCATCGTTTGTTTAACTTTCCTGAAGCAACATGAACAGAACCATTCCAGTTTAAGACGagttttattataataaaaatatataaactgtgACATAAAGTTACACCgtttaaagttttaatgttttaatagttgataaaaatagaaatgcagaatgataatatatttaattaatattaataatgttttctgttgctCATTAATTCAAGTCAAAGAGTTTATTTAGTGAAAGCTGATTTCAGGATGtaatgtgtgtacatgttaaCTGCCTGTGGTCGTACCTGTAAACTGGTTGACTGGCTGCTGTGGGAAAGGGTTCTGATTGGCCGGTTGACCCGGCTGGTCCTGGTACTGTGGTGGCGGTCGAGTCAGGCGCCTCTGAAGCTGCTGGTCCTGCTGCCGCTGCTTCTCCTGCACAGACGGGGGTCAGACGCGTTACACTTTTTTCTGGTCAATTGTTTCCACAACGTTTGAACTCACGCAAAAGTCCAAGTAAAGTTtacctttaaaacattttaacttcTTATCAAATTCCCAAAATGATCATTTGTGAGGGAACAGTTTGTATAATCACGATCTGAAACTagtcacagtttctctctgggaCTCGAACACTCGGCCCTCACCAAAGTGACTCTactgttgtgtggtgcacactctCTGTAAAGGGAAGGACAAGGGAAGTTTAAAATgttggttcagttgatctcAGGGATCTTTAAGAAGAAAACCTGAGTTATCTTAACAAGATGATAACCAGCGTCATGTGACCACTGAGCCTGACTGTGATTGTTAGGTTAAGTTCAGCTGGATAACGGGAAGATATCCTGGATATGCTGAACTCGCTCGATAGTACAGCCCCAGGACTTAGAGGAGGGCGCGATGGCTCAGTGCACCAGAGGACAACGACATGGAGACATGGAACACACAGGTGTAACTCACCTGTTCAGCCATGAGCTGCTGTCTCTGCAtgtactgctgctgcttctgctgctgctccaggatctgctgctgatgctgctgctgctgttgttgtttcagaACCGCAGCCACCGCCGCCTGGTTGCTCAGGTACGCCGCGTTAGCATGGTTACCTGCCATGGCGTTTGCCCCTGGCTGGGTGGCCATGCCGTTGTTTCCCGGCGCAGGTGCCATGGTGTTGGCCGGGCCTGGGCcgtgaggaggagcagggtaGTTGTTCTGCTCCTGAGAGACATgaagattttattatttacagccGTCAAGAGATTTTATGAGTAAAGAGACGGACCAGACACCAGGTTCAACCACAACATCACGTCTAACATTGATTTATTACAAATTGAATGTAGATGAAAGTAAATTCTTGATGGATGAATTTTCAGCCACATCACACGTTTACGATCTGCTCACAGATTCAGGTCAGGGTCATTTTTACGTCTGTTTGCTGCAGAGGACAAATTTacttcttttcacttttcataaatacacatttgtaactttttatttaaaggtttctaaaaatgtattttagaaataatttaatttaaaatgtttccaggAAAATTGATGAAATTCAGCATCTTGTTCTGTAAACATTTAGCATGAAACTGTTCATTTGACTTCACTGAAAGTCTACAGTCCTTGTGGCGCCCCCCTGAGGATGAAGTTTGGTGTTACAGCCACAAAACGAAAGAGCAAACAACAAACTGTGAAGAAAACGTCAGAAGGTGAAAATGTTTGTCCTGATGGTGCAACGAGAGCGAGACGGTGGCAGCAGCTCTAACACCCTTAAACTCAGCAGATTGAATGAAGAGTTGTGATAATGGAGAGAGAAGCTGGAACAGAGCGTCTCGTCTACTGAGGAAAAATACAAGCAGGAGCAgctatatttaaatacagagagagggagaatatGAAAGGCTGCTTTGTCATCGCCTCCCTTCACCCCCCCCGTGTGAGCCTTAGCAACCAGCTGCTTGacccaaagagagagagagagagacacacacaagtgtGGGGCCCTGGCCTGGACAAAAGGCCTCCCTGCTGCAGCCTGACTTCATCGGCTACATCCTCACGACtacgttttcattttaaaacccaTCAACTGTGCGACAGAGTTCTGGAGCCTCTAAAAGCCCctggaaacgctgctggtcccgttttagtttgaaaactccgaGGATGAGTTTGAGTCtggaaactgagatgtttggaaacaatgacctAGACGCTCAGAATCACTTGCTGATTGACTCACTCAGGTCATAAAGTAGCCTTCACTGATACCAGAGTAGAAACAACATGGAGaatcaattacaagtgttgctgaccctgttgtcttcgCTCACAGCTGCTGTTCAGTTAATCTCTGCATTTAACAATGATGCAACTGTTTACATGTGGAGGAGACCAGGCGTTATTCTGGCTGTTTACAGACACATGCATGTCCAGTACATGAGCGGTCACATGACACGGGGCCAGAACACCAGAGATCGTTTTAGTTagaaaaacactgttttcaaactgaaacgtattcatgtggatgtagccttaaaatgttttggacaagttctgtcactttttattctaaattaaaTTGTCAGTGGGGGCGGGGGGGGTGATAAACGCTCTAAACACTCTAACTTTAAAGGCCAttaacacacagaacacactcGGGAACTTGGACCTTCAGAGCAGAACATGATCGCACAGGAAGTGTTAGCTGCTACCACCGATTCAGGATGATTCAGGAATCAGCAGCCATGAATTTCTCCTCGACTTTGCACAACTGTGATTCGTATTCTGCCTCAGGAGCTGCAGACCGTGCTGAGAGGATCATAAACAATAGAGTCTGAGCACTGGACAAACTGTCATCAAACTATTTCTAAATTATGATGTGAAAATATTGGTCAGGCTCAAAAATAACATGCAGGAATCAGTCCCTCCTGTTGGTTTTCACTTtgtctacagtgtgtgtgtgtgtgtgtgtgtgtgtgtgtgtgtgtgtgtgtgtgtgtgtgtttcctacctgtgtgtgtggtataTGATGGCGAAAGTTcatgctgtttttctgtttgatctgttgttgttgtctgagCAGCGTCAGCAGGGCCGCCTTGTTTTGGCTCTGGGTGTTGGGGAGCCGAGGGGGCCCGGGCCCCGCCTCAAAGTGTGACAAGGGTTTGGTGTTGTTGTAGTTCAGCATTGCTGCCTGGGTCTGAGGTCCAGGGGCAGGCGGGTGGCTGAGAGGAGGCCCTGACGTCGGGTGACCCAGCATGTTGGGGTGCCCGCCGTGCCCCGGCATGTAGCCGCCAGGCCCCGCCTTGGGAGAGGCTTTGTTGGGCTGACCGGGCATCAGCAGCTGCTTCTGGGCGTTTGGGTTGAAGTCCTGTGGGTACAAGGAGGGACTCGTGGGTTTGTCCATAACAAACGCTCCCCCTAGTGGGCTCTGAGAGGTGTTGGCCATCTGGGGCCAAGGTGGAGGGTGGGCACGGGGCCCCTGGTTATGGAACTTGGCCCCCGGCTGTTGTTTGTGCATCTGGCCATGGAGGTGCTGCGCTCTCTGCTGCTGGGCTGCCaactgctggagctgctgagcAGGGGACAGATCTTTAGGCACCTGGGGCCCCGGAGGGAGGAGATGGTTGGGGGGAGGCTGAAGCTGCCTGGGGTTGGGAGCAGGCTGGGAAGGGGGCAGAGCCggagaagaggcagaggaggaagcgATGGGGGAGCTGGTGGGGTGAGGAGGCGGCCCAGAGGAGGTGGACCTTACATGGGGGGAGCCGGTGCGAGAGTCCTGCTCAAAAACTGCAGAGGCCGGAGAGAACTCCGACTTCACACTCACCAGATCTGGAGGAAGTAGTCCCTGGGATGGCTGGCCCCCCAcaccacctcctgctcctccccccACCGTCCCACCACCACCCGGAGTTGGTGCCAGCTCTAGAGGGTCTTTGCGGTCCTCAAAGCCGTCGTTGAGAATGTCTTGAATGTCCTCATACGCCACGGCGCAGTTTAGCTCCTCCATCAGCTCCGTCCACTCCTGCTCATTCAGGTTGAGGTCAGGGAACAGGCTGTTGTTACCTCCTCCTGATGGCGGCATGATGGGCAGGATGTCATCTGGCTCCTGCTTCATCTCCTTCCGATGGAAGTCCAAACCTGGCTCGCCACCGCTGTCTGTCGACTCCCCCGTCGGCCCATGGTTCCCGTTAGAGGTCAGAGAGTCACTGATCCCCAGCTTGGAGTCCAGCGGGGAGCCATTAGTTGTGCCGTTGTCCAGACAGGCCTTCTTGTTGGGGGGGAACCCGTCACTGAAACCGTTGACTTGGTCTCTGCCCAACGGAGAACCAGCgctctccagcttcctctttaccgtctcctgcagctggaggaaCAAACAGAACCATGGAGAACTTTTAATAATATCACATCATCAGCATAAACAAACGTCCCTCAAAGTTTCAggttttcttctttaaaaa
This window of the Paralichthys olivaceus isolate ysfri-2021 chromosome 9, ASM2471397v2, whole genome shotgun sequence genome carries:
- the maml1 gene encoding mastermind-like protein 1 isoform X1, whose translation is MMADFVTPRHSAVMERLRRRIELFRQHHNSCENRYENATLERRELDRQQTFALHQRCLQAKAKRSNKHRQPQPSGEQAGQRAPGGGGGGSAELAESGGTAAEQSRNSTLMALQETVKRKLESAGSPLGRDQVNGFSDGFPPNKKACLDNGTTNGSPLDSKLGISDSLTSNGNHGPTGESTDSGGEPGLDFHRKEMKQEPDDILPIMPPSGGGNNSLFPDLNLNEQEWTELMEELNCAVAYEDIQDILNDGFEDRKDPLELAPTPGGGGTVGGGAGGGVGGQPSQGLLPPDLVSVKSEFSPASAVFEQDSRTGSPHVRSTSSGPPPHPTSSPIASSSASSPALPPSQPAPNPRQLQPPPNHLLPPGPQVPKDLSPAQQLQQLAAQQQRAQHLHGQMHKQQPGAKFHNQGPRAHPPPWPQMANTSQSPLGGAFVMDKPTSPSLYPQDFNPNAQKQLLMPGQPNKASPKAGPGGYMPGHGGHPNMLGHPTSGPPLSHPPAPGPQTQAAMLNYNNTKPLSHFEAGPGPPRLPNTQSQNKAALLTLLRQQQQIKQKNSMNFRHHIPHTQEQNNYPAPPHGPGPANTMAPAPGNNGMATQPGANAMAGNHANAAYLSNQAAVAAVLKQQQQQQHQQQILEQQQKQQQYMQRQQLMAEQEKQRQQDQQLQRRLTRPPPQYQDQPGQPANQNPFPQQPVNQFTASSQPMGSVGSMGGPAPGSQRMFPQNQGMMGMNMGQGGGPAGGVAPPSAASQPDMNLSSCGGGGAGVDVQQVLYNNMNLHPNHPAHPPQQTSLQRQTLGPMSASYRQNLLAQQQQHLKTQPNAAMLKQQQMAAAAARMPGSMQNSIGATLPSSMPGNMQSAQSSAWQQQLANQPPSGNAGLPPNAFSNTPNAFHMQQQRIPKMPPGAAPFGANPAGRPMGGLNPGQQMMQANMAAQQRAPPNPQSLGQPMANQQQTQQQQANQNQAVLPDMVAFGQQQGNGRQGLQCNQGFQVSRTANQQQQQQVSFGYNMASGSFAAESELVDSLLKGQNPQEWMADLDELLASHH
- the maml1 gene encoding mastermind-like protein 1 isoform X2 — protein: MERLRRRIELFRQHHNSCENRYENATLERRELDRQQTFALHQRCLQAKAKRSNKHRQPQPSGEQAGQRAPGGGGGGSAELAESGGTAAEQSRNSTLMALQETVKRKLESAGSPLGRDQVNGFSDGFPPNKKACLDNGTTNGSPLDSKLGISDSLTSNGNHGPTGESTDSGGEPGLDFHRKEMKQEPDDILPIMPPSGGGNNSLFPDLNLNEQEWTELMEELNCAVAYEDIQDILNDGFEDRKDPLELAPTPGGGGTVGGGAGGGVGGQPSQGLLPPDLVSVKSEFSPASAVFEQDSRTGSPHVRSTSSGPPPHPTSSPIASSSASSPALPPSQPAPNPRQLQPPPNHLLPPGPQVPKDLSPAQQLQQLAAQQQRAQHLHGQMHKQQPGAKFHNQGPRAHPPPWPQMANTSQSPLGGAFVMDKPTSPSLYPQDFNPNAQKQLLMPGQPNKASPKAGPGGYMPGHGGHPNMLGHPTSGPPLSHPPAPGPQTQAAMLNYNNTKPLSHFEAGPGPPRLPNTQSQNKAALLTLLRQQQQIKQKNSMNFRHHIPHTQEQNNYPAPPHGPGPANTMAPAPGNNGMATQPGANAMAGNHANAAYLSNQAAVAAVLKQQQQQQHQQQILEQQQKQQQYMQRQQLMAEQEKQRQQDQQLQRRLTRPPPQYQDQPGQPANQNPFPQQPVNQFTASSQPMGSVGSMGGPAPGSQRMFPQNQGMMGMNMGQGGGPAGGVAPPSAASQPDMNLSSCGGGGAGVDVQQVLYNNMNLHPNHPAHPPQQTSLQRQTLGPMSASYRQNLLAQQQQHLKTQPNAAMLKQQQMAAAAARMPGSMQNSIGATLPSSMPGNMQSAQSSAWQQQLANQPPSGNAGLPPNAFSNTPNAFHMQQQRIPKMPPGAAPFGANPAGRPMGGLNPGQQMMQANMAAQQRAPPNPQSLGQPMANQQQTQQQQANQNQAVLPDMVAFGQQQGNGRQGLQCNQGFQVSRTANQQQQQQVSFGYNMASGSFAAESELVDSLLKGQNPQEWMADLDELLASHH